The Episyrphus balteatus chromosome 3, idEpiBalt1.1, whole genome shotgun sequence genome segment CAactaaaaaagggttttttcgAGATTATGTTCGAACGACGTATATTGTCATCGATCGATTTCAATTTCGAATTTCACCTTTTCTTTACTATTTAGTTTTAaatgttaatgttaaaaaatatatcaaattatatttgttttacgtATATATTcgtaaaacaatttcaatttgatttaCAACTTACAATTTTTGATAGATCCTTCTCGCTTGGAATGTCGGGAAAAAGTGAGTTTCTCCAGAAAATTGTCGCCCTTTTATATTCTAATTCGAGCTTTGGTGCTGCCATTCAAATTTGtagaaatttgttgaaaataatGAACCTTGGCAGCATTTTTCTTCCAGCTACTTAGCTTTCATATGATTGTTTGTTGTTGTCGGTATATATGTTTGTCTCTTTTTCACTTATTGGATCTATTAggaattataaaatattaaattattaataaattattaacattttttataattcattacaaaattattgttccccaactaaatatttgtattgtgAATAAGTTTTTTAATCTCGGTTTATAAAGTTGTATCGTCAAAACAACTTTGTTTATTCGCGCATGTTTACAAGTGACGTttaactttatttgtttattttattcgtgaaatatttgtgttttgtttaattttttattgtaaaaatattaaaagattgttaaattagttaaatttaatgtgtatTTGTTCGGGGACATAAATTTATAAgtgaaattttagtaaaaataatatGTGTACTTTGTAGGTTATGTTTTGATAAAcctttttgttgtaaatttgtttatttaattgtttatatACAATTAAACATTTTCGTTTAGTCATTGAAgtgattatatttgtttattttaattgtttatgtatatttaatacaaaaaaataaacttgtgaCGTTGTGTGTTTTAATATAAGGGTTGCAAATTGCAACTTCAAtgtaaattgttaattttgtgatttatgtgttgttttttgtttgtaatttagtGCTAATAGTTTACAAATATGAAACTaaagcaatttaatttaatttttctttcatttgcaGGTTCCAACTCCCTTATTAGGCAATTGGATTTTGCTGGTGCTCCAATGGAcataaatttgcaattttttttatttacattgcatttataaaataggGTAAATTGATGATATTTTACCTTTGCaacatataataaaaattttttttttttttcaggattgAAGCTgaatattaagaatttttattaattttaagtttagaattaagttagattaagaatttaaaatgtGATATGTAATAtgtgatcttaaaaaaaaatgaaaaacaagatttttaataaattatttaatcttttaattcaGTGTTTAGtaaattcatttcttttataaaattatacaatatgttttaatttgtatttaaattcattttaatgTGTGGTTGAACATACTCCCCCCGTTGAACGGTTACGTTCAAGTATTCTGgcctttattttttctatcccACGGCGATGGTGGTGATGAAAGACAACCTTTCCAGCCTTGTTTACGTTTACCTTAACTTGGTACCTGTCAGGTAGGTTTACCGAAAATTGCTTCCTCTTACTATTTCGGATCCTTTCAAAATCAATCCTACTAAGAGTATCCCTGTTAATGAAGAGTTCTTCCCCTTCGCGGGTTATAAACTTCTGGTAATCATTATCTAtcctcatttttatttcttggaTAGTGGAGGATGGGCGTAATCTATCGAGGGAATGTATCGTCGACCCATTAATAGTAACCGGAATCGGTATGCCTTCGTTTCTATGAATTTGTATTTGGGGTTCGGTAAAGCcttcattattttgaataaattcgGATTCATTCTCCACTTCAGCCGACCACCTTAATTCGGATTCATTCTCCACTTCAGCCGACCACCTTAGGTTTTCCTGTATCAATTCTACCAATGGGGTTGAAATGGTAGGTGGTGAAAACCTTATATCCTCAAGAATGGTGATATAATCCATATCGTCCCAGTTGGATTGCATATTAAACTGTAAGAATATTTATCTgtagaaatttgtatgaaagtttTATAAGTACGACACGACATGTAACTACTACAAACAACACATGGACAAAGTATTAGTATAAATTGGTTTCATGTTGTCGTAATAGTTTCGACTTGGTCGATCGGCAAACGACAAATTTTTACAATGGGTCTTTGACAAGTACTAAATCTTGTTCGAACCGTTACAACTCGTACCAATCCATCCTTtccaggatgaatcatttgtatTATCCCTAAAGGCCAAGCAGTCGGTGGAGTGTTTTCATCCTTTATTAGGACAACATCTCCAACCTTAAGGCTTTGTTCGTTGGTTAGCCATTTAGGGCGTTGTTGGAGACGGTTTAAATATTCCGTTGACcatcttttccaaaaatgttgatTCATTTGTTGGACATGTTTCCATCTTTGGTTGAACGAAGAGTTTGATGCTGTTAGGTCAGGTTCAGGGATTGCATTTAAAGCCTGACCGATGAGGAAGTGACCTGGGGTTAGAACCGCCAGATCATCAATATCATTTCTCAATGCACATAAGGGTCTTGAGTTTAGACATGCTTCAATTTGAGCAAGCAATGTCGCGAGTTCTTCAAATGTGCAAACCGTTGTGCCTAGCACACGACGTAAATGATATTTGATGGATTTTACACCTGCTTCCCATAATCCTCCGTGATGTGGAGCGGCAGGTGGGTTGAAATGCCAGTTAATGTTTAAGGTTGACAAATAATTTGCTATGTTTGGAGCTGCTTCCTTGATGGCTTGTTCTAGATCGCGATCCAATTTCACCTTTCCACCTTTAAAGTTCGTTCCGCAATCTGAATATATGTCCGAGCATAATCCTCGTCGAGACACGAACCTTTTTAAAGCTGCTATGAAAGCCATTGAGGTCAAATCTGATACGACCTCTATATGTATAGCTTTGGTTGCCATGCATACGAAGATACAAAAATATCCTTTGTAATGTTTTGCGTTTCTGTGAGTGGACATTTTAAGTTGTATGGGTCCAGCGTAATCAATACCCACATGTGTAAAGGGTCTTGTGAGGTTAACTCTAGGTGCCGGCAAAGCTCCCATTAGTTGTTGCGTTGTTGCTGCTCGATGTTTTGCACATATAACGCATTTATGAATTTCCCGTGTTACGACTCGTTTTCCATCGAGGATCCAAAAATTATTGCGAAGAGTGTTAAGAACCAATGAAGTGCCTCCATGCAATGTTTCCTTATGGGCCTTATCAATAATCAAGTTACAGACGTGATGATCTCGTGGTAAAATGATGGGGTGTTTCATATCATATGGAACATCTGCGTTTTCCAGTCTACCTCTAACTCGGATCAAACCATTTCCATCTAAAAATGGGCTGAGCGTCATAAGCTGACTTTTCTTGGATAGAGGTTTTTCTGCCTTAAATATATGTAACTCAGATTTAAAGGCTGAAATTTGTACCATTTTTAAGATCAACGTGCTTGATTCATTCAATTCCTTAACGGATAACGGACTTGTTCGTTTATTTTCACGGTCGCGACAATTTTCGACGAATCGCAATACCGTAGCTATTACTCTGACAAGTTTAGTGTATGATGAATACTTTGGCAACCAGTCGCTTGAAGACATTGAAAGTAATGCATTTATAGATGGTGCCTTGGCTTCTAAGGTTGTTCCTTCGAGTTGAATTGGATTTCTTGGCCATTGGGTTTGATTTTGGCTAAGCCATTCAGGTCCATGCCACCATAGATCACAATCAAGGATTTGCCTGGTTGTTATTCCCCGCGAAGCTAAATCAGCTGGATTATCCTTTGTGGGAACATGATGCCAATACTCAGTAGGTGTCACATCTTGAATTTCTGCAACTCTGTTTGCAACGTAAGTTTTCCATTTCGATGGATGCTCTCGAATCCATTGTAAAACAATAGTAGCATCCGTCCATAGAAATACAGGAAAGGATTCAAGTTGCATGTCTTGAATCGTAGCTTTTATAAGTTTAGCTAGCAACAATGCGCCGTTTAATTCCAAACGAGGTAAAGTTATTGGTTTTACTGGAGCAACCTTGGATTTTGCAGTTAATAAATTTACCTTGATGTTTCCATTTTCATCTTGGGTTCGAATATATAGAACTGCGGCATATGCTTTAATAGAAGCATCACAAAATCCATGAATTTGGTTTGTTTGGTTGGTTTTCGATATACCAATCCATCGTGGAATTTTTAGtttattcagattttttaaatcttctttaAAATTGTACCATTGTTGTGTGATATCTTGAGAAACCTTGCTATCCCAAGAGTAACCGCCGATCCAAAGGGTTTGAATAAGTATTTTGGCTATTATGATGATAGGCGAGATCCATCCAACTGGATCGTACAATGATGCTATTTCCGAGAGTATGATACGTTTGGTTTTGGCCTGCGTATCTGATAAACCTTGAACATTAAAAGTAAAGTAATCTTCTGCAGGATACCATCGAATTCCCAGAGTTTTTACAGATTCCGTTTCTTGTAGTTCGAGTGAACCTTGTAGCTCCTTATCTTCTGTTGGTAAGTGTGATATGACTTCTACTCGGTTACTTGCCCACTTTCGGAGTTTAAATCCACTCTTACTAAGCATATCTCGTAACTGCCTCTGTAATTCCAGGCATTCATCGATGGTTTCTGCTCCACTTAGTAAATCATCAACGTAAAATTCTGATGAAGTTGCCTTCACTGCTAATGGATATGTTTCTTGTTCATCTAGTGCTGCTTGTTGTACTGTGCGAACGGATAAAAATTGTGCAGGGGACACGCCAAAGGTGACGGTCTTAAGTTGATAATCTTTAAGCATTTTTGTTTCTGGATCTCTCCATAGGATGCGCTGAAACGTGCGATGTTCTGGGTGCATCCAAATCATTCGATACATTTTTTCAACGTCTGCTGTGATCACTACCTTATGTTTTCTCCAATTGAGAACAGTAGAGAATAACTTCGGTTGTATGGTTGGACCGATCAATAATTGCTCGTTCAGTGATTTACCATTTGTAGTTTTAGCAGATGCGTCGAAAACTACCCGTAGTTTGGTAGTGGTGCTTTGTTTAAAAACCGCATGATGTGGTATGTAATAATGTGGTTCATTTGGTTTGGGTGGTTCACACTCTTCCATGTGACCCATGGTTATATATTCATCCAAACAGGCTTCATACTCGCGTTTAAGTTGTGCGTTCTTGGATAGTTTCCTTTGTAAATATTCATAACGCCTCAGCGCGAGTTCCCTTGAGGAACCTAGACTTGGTCCATTTGGATCTGTGAATGGTAATTTTACCATATATTGATTATTTGGCAGCCGTTCATAGTTGGCTTTATATAACTCCTCACATTTTTGATCTTCTGGAGTTTGTGTGTTGAAGGTTTGCACTTCTTCCATCTCCCAGAATTTCTGAAGTAGAAATCCGAGTTCGTTGATGGGGTTTGTAGTTGCGATGAATGTCTTTACTGAAACGTTaggtgaaataaaattatttcctaATATTATCCATCCAAATATAGTGTTGATGGCGACTACGGATCTACCTGGAGCGTAGCGTATGCCTTCGCGAATAATATGGCCATATACATCAGCTCCAAGTAAAATGTCGACTGGATTAGGTTTCCAGAATGTTGGATCCGCTAGTTCaagatttttgaaatgttttaagACTTGACTTGATGTTTCTTTAGCTGGCAGTAGGTCAGTGATTGTTTCTAATACGAACATTTTCACTTCTACCGCCGTGTGGTTGTTTTTAGTAGATTTAAGTCTTAACTGCACCCTTTGTTTGGAACATGCAGTTTGGTTTTTGCTTAGACCGTGAATTTGTATTGATGTGGGTGTTCCACGTATTTGCATCCTCTGACAGGCGTTTTCTGTGATGAATGAGGTTTGCGATCCTGTATCTATCAGACATCGCAATATTGTTGAACGACCATTGCGGTCACATGCTGTTGCCAACGCCGTTGGCAATAGAGCATTACAATTTTCCATTGACAGGAAAGTGTTTGTCCTTTCAGCATCATTACTGTTAACCCTTTCAGTATTTGAATCCTTTGATGAAGACTCATCGAAATGAAGTGTAGTGTGATGTGATTGATGACATTGTTTGCATTTAAACTTATTTCGACACTTTGCGTGCGAatgtttgtttgaaaaacaGTTAAGGCATCTATTCGAtgctttaattatttttttgcgtgTAGGTACATCcatatttaaataagttttacaGGTCCCAACGTAATGTTTTTCATTGCAGGCGGGGCAATGAGAATTAACGACGGTGTGATAGGTTTGAATGTTTTCCCTTTTTATGTTGGCGGTACTTGGTTTTGCACCAATGGTATTACCGATGGATTCCAATACTCGAatccttttgtttaaaaatgctaaaaatgtTGAGTATTTTGGAAGTTCTTGGTTATCTCCCAATTCCTCTTCCCAGAGGCGCAATGTCATAAATGGTAATTTTTgaactattaaaaatattaacaatgCATCCCATTGACTGGTGTCTATTTTCAACGCCTTGAGCTGCTGTAAGCACTCTTCGGTTGTATCGACTAACATTTTTAGGCTCTTTCCCGATTCAGCAGTAATTTTGATTTGGTTGACTAGGGTCTTGAGGTGAAAATTTGCTAAAGTTCTAGTATTTTCATATCGCTTTTTTAATTTACTCCAAGCCGGTTCATAATCTTGATTAGTGATGGGAgtatgttttaataatttttccgcATCACCACTTAGACATCCCTTTAAATAATGGAGTTTTTGTACCGGTTGCAGCTGGTTGTTATCATGAATTAATGATGTGAATAAATCGGAAAATGATCTCCATGAATTATAATCACCATCGAATTTTGGCAATGTAATTTTTGGCAATTGAGTATATTTGAACTGAGGTTCTGCTAAAACCGTTGAATTTGGGTTGGTATCTGTAGCTGTTCTATTGATACCATCTTCAAGCTCGCCCATATACTCATCGTATTTGACTTCGATTTCATCGAATTGTTGCTTTTTTATATAGGCATTCTCACACTCAGCCTTTGATATGATGATGGCTTCATTTATTTGTCGATCTTGTTTAACGAATTCATGCCAAAACTCACGCATATcgatcattttttgtttgtaaaaaccAGCCGTTCGTTTTTCCAATCTggtttttttgccattttcgATTGTTTTTTCAATCTTCGTTTTCAAAACGAGTTGGTTGACTAATAGCTTGTCAAGATCATTCATGATTGAATGGATATAAATGCGATTAATTTGTGACCCGGTCgtgtaattgatttttttttgctgtgattagcacagaaaaaaaaacaaagtgaacaaaaaaaaataaaaaaaaagaagaatattcggttttaataaactaacaaattattaatatttatcaCCGTTCCTGGATGGAACCACCAATGTTTTTTGACCAACGTTGATACTTACAACTGTACGTATTCGACGAAAgttcaaatttcataaaaataagaagtcgGAAGCGgtgataattttattaataaatgtaAGTTTTATTATCCGTTCAATTTCTTAACAATTATTGGATAAtgcttaattaattaaatttaatataaataactaTTTTCGAAAGATTTGTGTTTGACGTATATTGCCATCAAACACTTTCCAatcgaatttttaattataaatactaCTTTATGTTAATTAATTACTAACAATCACAactaaaaaagggttttttcgAGATTATGTTCGAACGACGTATATTGTCATCGATCGATTTCAATTTCGAATTTCACCTTTTCTTTACTATTTAGTTTTAaatgttaatgttaaaaaatatatcaaattatatttgttttacgtATATATTcgtaaaacaatttcaatttgatttaCAACTTACAATTTTTGATAGATCCTTCTCGCTTGGAATGTCGGGAAAAAGTGAGTTTCTCCAGAAAATTGTCGCCCTTTTATATTCTAATTCGAGCTTTGGTGCTGCCATTCAAATTTGtagaaatttgttgaaaataatGAACCTTGGCAGCATTTTTCTTCCAGCTACTTAGCTTTCATATGATTGTTTGTTGTTGTCGGTATATATGTTTGTCTCTTTTTCACTTATTGGATCTATTAggaattataaaatattaaattattaataaattattaacattttttataattcattacaaaattattgttccccaactaaatatttgtattgtgAATAAGTTTTTTAATCTCGGTTTATAAAGTTGTATCGTCAAAACAACTTTGTTTATTCGCGCATGTTTACAAGTGACGTttaactttatttgtttattttattcgtgaaatatttgtgttttgtttaattttttattgtaaaaatattaaaagattgttaaattagttaaatttaatgtgtatTTGTTCGGGGACATAAATTTATAAgtgaaattttagtaaaaataatatGTGTACTTTGTAGGTTATGTTTTGATAAAcctttttgttgtaaatttgtttatttaattgtttatatACAATTAAACATTTTCGTTTAGTCATTGAAgtgattatatttgtttattttaattgtttatgtatatttaatacaaaaaaataaacttgtgaCGTTGTGTGTTTTAATATAAGGGTTGCAAATTGCAACTTCAAtgtaaattgttaattttgtgatttatgtgttgttttttgtttgtaatttagtGCTAATAGTTTACAAATATGAAACTaaagcaatttaatttaatttttctttcatttgcaGGTTCCAACTCCCTTAT includes the following:
- the LOC129914918 gene encoding uncharacterized protein LOC129914918; its protein translation is MIDMREFWHEFVKQDRQINEAIIISKAECENAYIKKQQFDEIEVKYDEYMGELEDGINRTATDTNPNSTVLAEPQFKYTQLPKITLPKFDGDYNSWRSFSDLFTSLIHDNNQLQPVQKLHYLKGCLSGDAEKLLKHTPITNQDYEPAWSKLKKRYENTRTLANFHLKTLVNQIKITAESGKSLKMLVDTTEECLQQLKALKIDTSQWDALLIFLIVQKLPFMTLRLWEEELGDNQELPKYSTFLAFLNKRIRVLESIGNTIGAKPSTANIKRENIQTYHTVVNSHCPACNEKHYVGTCKTYLNMDVPTRKKIIKASNRCLNCFSNKHSHAKCRNKFKCKQCHQSHHTTLHFDESSSKDSNTERVNSNDAERTNTFLSMENCNALLPTALATACDRNGRSTILRCLIDTGSQTSFITENACQRMQIRGTPTSIQIHGLSKNQTACSKQRVQLRLKSTKNNHTAVEVKMFVLETITDLLPAKETSSQVLKHFKNLELADPTFWKPNPVDILLGADVYGHIIREGIRYAPGRSVVAINTIFGWIILGNNFISPNVSVKTFIATTNPINELGFLLQKFWEMEEVQTFNTQTPEDQKCEELYKANYERLPNNQYMVKLPFTDPNGPSLGSSRELALRRYEYLQRKLSKNAQLKREYEACLDEYITMGHMEECEPPKPNEPHYYIPHHAVFKQSTTTKLRVVFDASAKTTNGKSLNEQLLIGPTIQPKLFSTVLNWRKHKVVITADVEKMYRMIWMHPEHRTFQRILWRDPETKMLKDYQLKTVTFGVSPAQFLSVRTVQQAALDEQETYPLAVKATSSEFYVDDLLSGAETIDECLELQRQLRDMLSKSGFKLRKWASNRVEVISHLPTEDKELQGSLELQETESVKTLGIRWYPAEDYFTFNVQGLSDTQAKTKRIILSEIASLYDPVGWISPIIIIAKILIQTLWIGGYSWDSKVSQDITQQWYNFKEDLKNLNKLKIPRWIGISKTNQTNQIHGFCDASIKAYAAVLYIRTQDENGNIKVNLLTAKSKVAPVKPITLPRLELNGALLLAKLIKATIQDMQLESFPVFLWTDATIVLQWIREHPSKWKTYVANRVAEIQDVTPTEYWHHVPTKDNPADLASRGITTRQILDCDLWWHGPEWLSQNQTQWPRNPIQLEGTTLEAKAPSINALLSMSSSDWLPKYSSYTKLVRVIATVLRFVENCRDRENKRTSPLSVKELNESSTLILKMVQISAFKSELHIFKAEKPLSKKSQLMTLSPFLDGNGLIRVRGRLENADVPYDMKHPIILPRDHHVCNLIIDKAHKETLHGGTSLVLNTLRNNFWILDGKRVVTREIHKCVICAKHRAATTQQLMGALPAPRVNLTRPFTHVGIDYAGPIQLKMSTHRNAKHYKGYFCIFVCMATKAIHIEVVSDLTSMAFIAALKRFVSRRGLCSDIYSDCGTNFKGGKVKLDRDLEQAIKEAAPNIANYLSTLNINWHFNPPAAPHHGGLWEAGVKSIKYHLRRVLGTTVCTFEELATLLAQIEACLNSRPLCALRNDIDDLAVLTPGHFLIGQALNAIPEPDLTASNSSFNQRWKHVQQMNQHFWKRWSTEYLNRLQQRPKWLTNEQSLKVGDVVLIKDENTPPTAWPLGIIQMIHPGKDGLVRVVTVRTRFSTCQRPIVKICRLPIDQVETITTT